One part of the Thermococcus radiotolerans genome encodes these proteins:
- a CDS encoding ABC transporter ATP-binding protein, which translates to MVEVKLEGITKRFGDFEAVKDLTLTIKDGEFLVLLGPSGCGKTTTLRMISGLETPSEGKIYFGDRDVTYLPPKDRNISMVFQSYAVWPHMKVFDNIAFPLRVKKYPEDEITRRVKWAAELLQIESLLDRYPGQLSGGQRQRVAVARAIVVEPDVLLMDEPLSNLDAKLRVAMRAEIKKLQTKLNVTTIYVTHDQVEAMTMGDRIAVMNKGRLLQVGPPTEVYLKPNSLFVATFIGAPEMNILSAAVTEREGLALEGDGFIVPLPEDFRELLLDYIGKDVLLGIRPEHMTVKGVSTLEHVTRTAEIDGIVDFIEALGTDTIVHAKVGGNIIKIKLPGHIPLPVGEKIKIEIDLDNIHIFDRDTEKAII; encoded by the coding sequence ATGGTTGAGGTCAAGCTTGAGGGAATAACCAAGAGGTTTGGGGACTTCGAGGCCGTTAAGGACCTTACACTCACGATAAAGGATGGGGAGTTCCTCGTGCTCCTCGGGCCGAGCGGCTGCGGAAAGACGACGACGTTGAGGATGATTTCCGGCCTTGAGACGCCCAGCGAAGGCAAGATATACTTCGGCGATAGAGACGTTACATACCTGCCCCCCAAGGACAGGAACATTTCGATGGTCTTTCAGAGCTACGCCGTCTGGCCGCACATGAAGGTCTTCGACAACATAGCCTTCCCGCTCAGGGTGAAAAAGTATCCCGAGGACGAGATAACGAGGCGCGTCAAGTGGGCGGCAGAACTCCTCCAGATAGAGAGTCTCCTCGACCGCTACCCCGGACAGCTCAGCGGTGGCCAGAGGCAGCGTGTGGCCGTCGCCAGGGCGATAGTGGTTGAGCCAGACGTTCTGCTCATGGACGAGCCGCTCAGCAACCTGGACGCCAAACTCAGGGTGGCGATGCGCGCCGAGATCAAGAAGCTCCAGACGAAGCTGAACGTCACGACCATCTACGTCACCCACGACCAGGTCGAGGCAATGACTATGGGAGACAGGATAGCGGTTATGAACAAGGGCCGGCTCCTCCAGGTGGGTCCGCCCACGGAGGTTTACCTCAAGCCCAACTCCCTCTTCGTGGCGACTTTCATAGGCGCTCCCGAGATGAACATCCTCAGCGCCGCGGTCACCGAGAGGGAGGGGCTGGCGCTCGAAGGGGATGGCTTCATCGTCCCCCTACCGGAGGACTTCAGGGAGCTGCTTCTTGACTACATCGGGAAAGACGTTCTCCTTGGCATAAGGCCCGAGCACATGACGGTGAAGGGAGTCTCCACCCTTGAGCACGTAACCAGAACTGCGGAGATAGATGGGATCGTGGATTTCATCGAGGCCCTAGGGACGGACACGATAGTCCACGCCAAGGTTGGGGGAAACATAATCAAGATA
- a CDS encoding carbohydrate ABC transporter permease encodes MNDETKYALKKVGFYTAVFTAAVWIVIPIIISFLYAFTSKADYYDPTKIIPTSFTSEYVHTILFTLGAWDGIKNSVIVAVLTIIISFILGVPAGYSIAKYMFPGKDHIKLSIVALRMFPIPVMAIPLLVLYIDLHLADTLLGVALAHTAMALPFVVLITSSIFAGVSKEYEEAAMVFGLTRFGSFRKITLPLALPGLAAAAMFTFVMSWNEVFVASILTLNNRTLPAQILSIMAGSSGGAAPDYYKFAAAFIMTLPAMLFILFARRYLVTMWGITLK; translated from the coding sequence CGACGAGACCAAGTACGCCCTCAAAAAGGTGGGGTTCTACACAGCCGTTTTCACGGCCGCGGTCTGGATAGTGATTCCGATAATCATCTCCTTCCTCTACGCCTTCACCAGCAAGGCCGACTACTATGACCCGACCAAGATAATCCCGACGAGCTTCACGAGCGAGTACGTTCACACGATACTCTTCACCCTCGGCGCGTGGGACGGAATAAAGAACAGCGTCATAGTGGCGGTGCTCACCATCATCATAAGCTTCATCCTCGGCGTCCCAGCCGGGTACTCGATAGCCAAATACATGTTCCCGGGCAAGGACCACATAAAGCTCTCCATAGTTGCCCTCAGGATGTTCCCGATTCCGGTCATGGCCATACCGCTCCTGGTTCTCTACATAGACCTTCACTTGGCGGATACTCTCCTTGGAGTGGCGCTGGCCCACACGGCGATGGCGCTCCCCTTCGTCGTCCTCATAACGTCGAGCATCTTCGCCGGGGTATCCAAGGAGTACGAGGAGGCCGCGATGGTTTTTGGCCTTACCCGGTTCGGCTCCTTCAGGAAGATAACCCTTCCCCTGGCCCTCCCGGGGCTGGCCGCTGCCGCCATGTTCACCTTCGTCATGAGCTGGAACGAGGTCTTCGTGGCGTCTATCCTCACCCTCAACAACAGAACCCTTCCGGCTCAGATACTCTCGATAATGGCCGGCTCCAGCGGCGGTGCCGCGCCGGACTACTACAAGTTCGCGGCGGCGTTCATAATGACCCTCCCGGCGATGCTGTTCATCCTCTTCGCCAGGAGGTATCTGGTCACGATGTGGGGTATAACGCTCAAGTGA